The genomic segment tgtagttacattttattcaagttgcagtatataactttaataaaaaatatgttttctccacaTTTGTTAAAGCTGCCACCATGTTGTGACTGTTTGTTACGAGAaaagaatctgtgaaaagaatcaatctcctccacctcctccctgaactACTATTACTGGCTAAAGTAACGCAACATTCCAGCCAAAAACAACCattcagaaccaggaggagggtcttagcgctgtcaatcatcctcatcccctcactgctaaatgtgctaatggtggagaaacaacatgTTATTACAGGAAACCATTTATTTGCAGTCAATGATAGCTatgctaactatgctaaatggttgatacTCTCACAGTCTCACACACCTGTTCTACATtatatgttgtttagttttttatgtgtgtgttgcAATTTCCACCCCAGTCATTGATTATTAATGCATCTAAAAAAtccttttgttaattttaatagTGGACATAATGAAGAGAAATGTGGCTGTAGAGACGGTCCAGAACCGGGCTGCCAGGGCTTTAGGGAACTTGGCCATGGATCCAGAGAGCTCTGCACTCATCCACTCTGCTGGTAATTGTAAAGCGTTTCTATTTTTCTGGAGCTTTAAACCTGTTAATAATTCTATATATAACCATACAGTGCACagtaaaagtgtgttttatttgggtttatgtgataaaaacaacaaaaagtgatgcctaattttgatttatatcagagctgcacaatataCTAACTTATATTGTTTGGAATGATAATATTGCAATAGAATGGCTGGAATTcaatcaaaacatgtttgttataATATTCTAAGGGTCATAAATTCACTTTGCTCTTCAAGCAATTTGGAAACTATAAGATAAACATTTCACAGCAGTAATACTGTGCAGCCTTGTTCAAACACAGTCAAAATTTAATGTagcaatctgaaaagtgtggtgtgcatttggaCCTGGACGGTCTGTTGACTGATGTCCCTCAGCGACTATTTCCATTTGAAGAAATGAACGGCTCCCAGAGGGTCTCGGCGCCGTCCATCAAACTTGCTGCTGAATGTTCTAATGGCACTTATAAAGTAACTTATCAGCAACAGAGAGGAGCTTTTTTCTTTAGGTATATAATCATttaatatggatgaaaaagttctagttttattggcagattgtttcacttataacatgttgaaattctctcattataaataaatttacatacCAATGGAACTAggactttttcataaatattaagaaattatctACTAAACAGAATctgctatatcttgctgaaaagatacttgtaagttagttttgtcttatttcaaatgtaatattttatttctactagAAAAGAGagtaaaattacttggtaagactttgtgttttaataCTAATAGTTATTAGTTGCAGCCCGTCACTGATCTACCCCAGGATGCctgaatgaaacatttctaattattttttattcacctCTAGGTGGcgttcctctcctcctcctctgcgtGTCGTTGTCGTCCGCTCCGTCGTCTCCCACCGTCGCTCCGCCCTCTGACTCCTCTCCCAAACTGGAATGCGCCCAGTCCGCCGCTCGAGCGCTGCTCTACCTCTCAGACTCGCCCTCCAACCGCCTCTCGCTGCTCACCCAGGGGACACTATCTGCCCTCGCCCCCCTTGTTGCCCCAGAATACCCCCCCGGCCTGCGGCGCGCCGCCCTGCGGACCCTCCATGAGCTGACCAGGGGCTGCGGCGTCGAATGCGCCAGGGAGGTTTCCCGCTCCGGCGTCTTGACGCAGCTTGGTGTCATGGCGACGGGGGAGTCTGGCGAACATTTCAAAGAGCTGGCGCTGAAAACGCTAGCTAACGTTTGCTCTCAGGGCTGCTTGCGGCCGCTGGTGGGGTCGCTGGGGGTCATTCAGAGGTTCACAGAGGAGGTGAAGAAGGACCCGCTCAGATCTGGAGTCTTCCTCAAGGCTTTATGCTTGTGCTGCAAAGAGGCGGTGAACCGCGTCAAGGTGAAAGAAAATGGCGGTTTGGAGGTTCTGATGACGTTCCTGTCGTCCCACCAGAATCACCCGCTGTCCAGGTTCGCCATCCTGGCCTGTGTGgactttgtttttgatgagtctgcgatggagcagctgcaggagctTGGCCTGGTTCCTGTTCTGGTCGCCCGGCTGGCGAAGCTCGCCAGAGGAGAGGAACACGCAGCGGACAGGGTGGACGTGAACGCAGCGTCCAACATGGCTCACAACGAGCTGCTGCCCTCTTCCTGTTTGGAGTCGTTTGACTTCCCCCCGCCTGAGGGATTCAGGAGGGAGGAGGCCGGGAGGGAGCAGAGCTCATCCAGCTTCTTAAGTCTCAGGTAAGGAAAACATAATCAAACAGACAGTAATTGATTAACGAGTCAAAATCTAATGTTGATTTATAAGCggccattttattaaaaacctgagttttctcttgtatcaaAAGAGCCGGCTGTCCGTCCACAACATTAAAGGACAAATCTTTCATAATACGGTGAATTTAAACCAAAagtaattaaactttaacattattttgtgtcagatGTATTTAATGgtgactgaataaacagaaaattataatttttctcacattattagACTTGgacatatttgtaaaatataataaacaataacCTGATGGAATATTAGGGCCATtttaagaacaaataaaattatgacaataaagtcgTAACATTAcgagaaaaaagtcataaaaatacgACACTAAAGTTGCAATGttaagagaataaagtcgtaactTTCCGAGATTAAAGTTCTAATATTTAGACGTTAAGGTCACAGTAATGCTGAACGTCGTCTCTGCAGGTCCTGGCTGCTTTCTGAGGGCTTGATCTCGTCTGAAGGAGAGCTGCTGGATTCCTCCTGTGCTGATGCTGAATGGGGGAGTCTTCACTCCTCGTCTTCCTCGTTTCAAACCTCTTCCCCAAATCCAGACTGCAGCCCTTCGCCTAAAAGCACGTCTTCATCCGGCTCTGCTTTCAAAAAATCAGCTCCAGCTCTGCCACCTGactcctcctcgtcttcctcctcgtcttcctccgaTCTCCAAACCCCGGCTGCTTCCTCCCCCGTTTCCCCATCAAAGTTCTCCTCTTCACAGAAACGGCGGCGCTCTCATTCAGCAGCTTCCTTAGCTAAAGTCTCTTTAGAAAGCCCTCCTTCTGTACCCCGATCCGGCACGTACCATCACCCCTACCACCCCGAGCCCTGGACGCCGGAGTCGcccatcctgctgctgctgtcccgCTTCTCGCACGCCAGCGACCCCAGTGCGGCGCTGGTTAGCTCGGCCGTCATGTCCGGCTTGCTCTGCTACCTCACCCAGCACCAGGACCCCAGCAGCAGGTGCTTCCGCATGCTCTGCCGCTTGAGCTGCAACCCGAACTGCTTGCAGGCTCTGGTTCGGACCGGTTCCGTGGCGCTGATTCGCCACCGTCTCTGCGCAAATGAAGACGGGTCAGAAGGACAACAAAGGCAGACGGACAGAGTGAAAACCAAAGTGAAACAGCTCGGTAAGAGGAGGAGTGcaacaaataattgttttagctattgatcagttattctgactattaatcagttattctggctattaattgattatttttgatgattaatcagttattctcatgattaatcagttattgtCACGATTAATCACTTATTCTGGTGATTAATCATTATTCTGgctattaa from the Gambusia affinis linkage group LG19, SWU_Gaff_1.0, whole genome shotgun sequence genome contains:
- the armc5 gene encoding armadillo repeat-containing protein 5, with amino-acid sequence MASSPVKSDGMLPSISPKEGQTLTPESSLTWCLAHLCEPGSPGRAEHQTVPSKDTDKRLKMHQWRALVAIRTQHIKGDKAGIARFRKKGGLKVLLNLLKHPECSRKVLDLALSILANCCTELETRLEVRKLEGINIVVDIMKRNVAVETVQNRAARALGNLAMDPESSALIHSAGGVPLLLLCVSLSSAPSSPTVAPPSDSSPKLECAQSAARALLYLSDSPSNRLSLLTQGTLSALAPLVAPEYPPGLRRAALRTLHELTRGCGVECAREVSRSGVLTQLGVMATGESGEHFKELALKTLANVCSQGCLRPLVGSLGVIQRFTEEVKKDPLRSGVFLKALCLCCKEAVNRVKVKENGGLEVLMTFLSSHQNHPLSRFAILACVDFVFDESAMEQLQELGLVPVLVARLAKLARGEEHAADRVDVNAASNMAHNELLPSSCLESFDFPPPEGFRREEAGREQSSSSFLSLRSWLLSEGLISSEGELLDSSCADAEWGSLHSSSSSFQTSSPNPDCSPSPKSTSSSGSAFKKSAPALPPDSSSSSSSSSSDLQTPAASSPVSPSKFSSSQKRRRSHSAASLAKVSLESPPSVPRSGTYHHPYHPEPWTPESPILLLLSRFSHASDPSAALVSSAVMSGLLCYLTQHQDPSSRCFRMLCRLSCNPNCLQALVRTGSVALIRHRLCANEDGSEGQQRQTDRVKTKVKQLGDTLLNNLRVQCESGFGSGVLTHVMLSGSESDRMNCALSLPFITSNKSLLKKLLLDSGGLLAALKPLGGAFDDDEEEEDESDSDATSQPQYFPLLFGCLSALTGSVKPKPVEKNPNPTPTGASPPPLKKPRLEDASCPYGSSDFDLVLELDDATRFPANREAVAGAGSEYFRALLRGGFGEEAQCNAAEAIRIKDVSAGMLLPSLHYLHGCRFGSDPETGGECQTLNSLVLDGLERAESLSAAGFQKSPFGEAMIGASRFLVLDLQRELEEVFLSFLKSWSDQSSKAHIVKSQLDQRGSDPTSALEVTAQTKKLNGVPEKVEEREASFTGLSGSSAQNTNLSGSKSKEDHSASLSGLVVSLPQFYWFSQRYSYPALGRACLAVLLGFQNRPGPFAGCLRRLTREADCTETLKRDLLSLVSAALV